One Poecile atricapillus isolate bPoeAtr1 chromosome 32, bPoeAtr1.hap1, whole genome shotgun sequence DNA window includes the following coding sequences:
- the LOC131590218 gene encoding FYVE and coiled-coil domain-containing protein 1-like isoform X3, whose translation MSWSRLAIPMAVGYGAQKVTAMLINKFRERKKEKTRKLLECKINEAFQELKGKMKALQEYLQKLQECRQKEHQLLRAYLEENQGKEGNLARVLLSRMENGVQTLSQRIQTLQNDVQEWPETTKYELELLRADLEMNQGKKEEEISRALVSRMTWKFQQLFQRIGSLEKDLQKLLKSSQHEFQLLRAGQK comes from the exons ATGAGTTGGTCGAGGTTAGCCA TACCGATGGCTGTTGGCTATGGGGCTCAGAAAGTCACAGCAATGCTGATCAACAAATTCA gagagagaaagaaggagaaaaccagaaaactcCTGGAATGTAAGATAAATGAAGCCTTCCAGGAGCTCAAGGGTAAAATGAAAGCCTTGCAGGAATATCTCCAAAAATTACAGGAGTGCAGACAGAAGGAGCATCAGCTCCTCAGAGCATACCTGGAGGAGAACCAAG GAAAGGAGGGGAACTTGGCAAGGGTCCTGTTATCTAGAATGGAGAATGGAGTCCAGACACTCTCCCAAAGAATTCAGACTCTGCAAAACGATGTACAAGAATGGCCAGAGACCACAAAGTATGAGCTTGAACTTCTCAGAGCAGACCTGGAGATGAACCAAG gaaagaaagaggaggaaatttCAAGGGCCCTGGTATCCAGAATGACTTGGAAATTCCAGCAGCTCTTTCAAAGAATTGGAAGTTTGGAAAAAGATTTACAGAAATTGCTGAAGTCATCACAGCATGAGTTTCAGCTTCTCAGAGCAGGGCAGAAGTAA
- the LOC131590218 gene encoding FYVE and coiled-coil domain-containing protein 1-like isoform X2 produces MAVGYGAQKVTAMLINKFRERKKEKTRKLLECKINEAFQELKGKMKALQEYLQKLQECRQKEHQLLRAYLEENQGKEGNLARVLLSRMENGVQTLSQRIQTLQNDVQEWPETTKYELELLRADLEMNQGKKEEEISRALVSRMTWKFQQLFQRIGSLEKDLQKLLKSSQHEFQLLRAGQK; encoded by the exons ATGGCTGTTGGCTATGGGGCTCAGAAAGTCACAGCAATGCTGATCAACAAATTCA gagagagaaagaaggagaaaaccagaaaactcCTGGAATGTAAGATAAATGAAGCCTTCCAGGAGCTCAAGGGTAAAATGAAAGCCTTGCAGGAATATCTCCAAAAATTACAGGAGTGCAGACAGAAGGAGCATCAGCTCCTCAGAGCATACCTGGAGGAGAACCAAG GAAAGGAGGGGAACTTGGCAAGGGTCCTGTTATCTAGAATGGAGAATGGAGTCCAGACACTCTCCCAAAGAATTCAGACTCTGCAAAACGATGTACAAGAATGGCCAGAGACCACAAAGTATGAGCTTGAACTTCTCAGAGCAGACCTGGAGATGAACCAAG gaaagaaagaggaggaaatttCAAGGGCCCTGGTATCCAGAATGACTTGGAAATTCCAGCAGCTCTTTCAAAGAATTGGAAGTTTGGAAAAAGATTTACAGAAATTGCTGAAGTCATCACAGCATGAGTTTCAGCTTCTCAGAGCAGGGCAGAAGTAA
- the LOC131590218 gene encoding FYVE and coiled-coil domain-containing protein 1-like isoform X1, with translation MSWSRLASSIIPMAVGYGAQKVTAMLINKFRERKKEKTRKLLECKINEAFQELKGKMKALQEYLQKLQECRQKEHQLLRAYLEENQGKEGNLARVLLSRMENGVQTLSQRIQTLQNDVQEWPETTKYELELLRADLEMNQGKKEEEISRALVSRMTWKFQQLFQRIGSLEKDLQKLLKSSQHEFQLLRAGQK, from the exons ATGAGTTGGTCGAGGTTAGCCAGTTCCATAA TACCGATGGCTGTTGGCTATGGGGCTCAGAAAGTCACAGCAATGCTGATCAACAAATTCA gagagagaaagaaggagaaaaccagaaaactcCTGGAATGTAAGATAAATGAAGCCTTCCAGGAGCTCAAGGGTAAAATGAAAGCCTTGCAGGAATATCTCCAAAAATTACAGGAGTGCAGACAGAAGGAGCATCAGCTCCTCAGAGCATACCTGGAGGAGAACCAAG GAAAGGAGGGGAACTTGGCAAGGGTCCTGTTATCTAGAATGGAGAATGGAGTCCAGACACTCTCCCAAAGAATTCAGACTCTGCAAAACGATGTACAAGAATGGCCAGAGACCACAAAGTATGAGCTTGAACTTCTCAGAGCAGACCTGGAGATGAACCAAG gaaagaaagaggaggaaatttCAAGGGCCCTGGTATCCAGAATGACTTGGAAATTCCAGCAGCTCTTTCAAAGAATTGGAAGTTTGGAAAAAGATTTACAGAAATTGCTGAAGTCATCACAGCATGAGTTTCAGCTTCTCAGAGCAGGGCAGAAGTAA